A single Paenibacillus sp. FSL R5-0517 DNA region contains:
- the hisC gene encoding histidinol-phosphate transaminase produces MKPKSQIVNLPVYQPGKPIEEVKRELGLEQVIKLASNENPYGSSPAALEAITREMTNISIYPDGSSVELTGVLAKHLGVERNNLIFGCGSDEIIALITRAFFLPGDETIMADQTFSVYKSNADIEGAVTIEVPLKDGTHDLSAMLAQINDKTKAVWVCNPNNPTGTIISEQELTAFMDRVPAHVMVVLDEAYYEFVTDDAYPQSIPLIERYPNLVILRTFSKIYGLASLRIGYGIARPEIIDLINRVREPFNTSRFAQVAATAALLDQDFVQECSKRNATDRDFLQNEFTRLGLSYFPSQGNFIMVDLNMPSATAFQSLLKQGIIVRPGFHVYPTYIRVSVGTSEQNRAFVTALENTLAEKAVASP; encoded by the coding sequence TTGAAACCGAAATCCCAGATTGTCAATCTGCCTGTGTACCAACCGGGCAAACCGATTGAAGAAGTGAAACGTGAACTGGGGCTTGAACAAGTCATCAAACTGGCCTCCAACGAAAACCCATACGGCAGTTCTCCTGCCGCCCTGGAAGCCATTACGAGAGAAATGACTAACATAAGCATATACCCAGACGGTAGCTCGGTTGAGCTGACTGGAGTTCTTGCAAAGCATCTTGGTGTTGAACGGAACAACTTAATATTTGGTTGTGGTTCTGATGAGATTATTGCTTTGATCACGAGAGCTTTCTTCTTGCCGGGTGACGAGACCATCATGGCAGATCAGACATTCTCCGTATACAAAAGCAATGCCGATATTGAAGGAGCCGTTACCATCGAAGTGCCTCTTAAAGATGGAACGCATGATCTGAGCGCGATGCTTGCGCAAATCAACGACAAAACGAAAGCGGTCTGGGTGTGTAATCCAAATAATCCGACAGGTACGATTATCTCTGAGCAGGAACTTACAGCCTTTATGGACCGTGTACCTGCACATGTGATGGTTGTACTGGACGAAGCTTATTATGAATTCGTAACCGATGATGCATATCCGCAAAGCATACCATTGATCGAACGGTATCCGAACTTGGTCATTCTGCGGACATTCTCCAAAATTTATGGTTTGGCTTCGCTCCGGATCGGATACGGCATCGCACGTCCCGAAATTATTGATTTGATTAACCGTGTACGTGAGCCGTTTAACACTTCGCGATTTGCACAGGTTGCGGCAACCGCTGCATTACTGGATCAGGATTTTGTTCAAGAGTGCTCGAAGCGGAATGCAACGGATCGGGATTTCCTGCAAAATGAATTTACACGGCTCGGATTGTCGTATTTCCCTTCACAGGGTAATTTCATTATGGTTGATCTGAACATGCCTTCGGCTACGGCGTTCCAATCCTTGCTGAAACAAGGCATTATCGTTCGCCCAGGATTCCACGTATACCCAACTTACATTCGTGTGTCCGTCGGAACATCAGAACAGAACCGTGCATTTGTCACGGCACTGGAGAACACGCTGGCTGAGAAGGCGGTAGCAAGCCCTTAA
- the trpB gene encoding tryptophan synthase subunit beta: MTHQLPDQHGRFGHFGGRFVPETLMNALIELEEAYSHFSEDEEFNKELNYLLSEYSGRETPLYHAEQLSRRLGGPKIYLKREDLNHTGAHKINNAIGQGLLAKRMGKKKVIAETGAGQHGVATATVAALLGLECKVFMGEEDTERQQLNVFRMKLLGAEVIPVTSGTRTLKDAGNEALRYWVSNVEDTFYVLGSVVGPHPYPMMVRNFQRVIGDETRRQIQEIEGRLPDVIVAAVGGGSNAIGMFYPFIGDQDVKLVGVEAAGKGVDTEYHAATMTKGTHGVFQGSMSYLLQDEYGQVQPAHSISAGLDYPGVGPEHSYLKDIERAKYVPITDQEALDALQLLCRTEGIIPALESAHAVAQVVKLAPELTADDIVVICLSGRGDKDVESIMKYTGGDLG; the protein is encoded by the coding sequence ATGACACATCAATTGCCGGATCAACACGGGCGTTTCGGTCACTTCGGAGGCCGCTTTGTACCTGAGACACTAATGAACGCACTTATTGAGTTGGAGGAGGCATACAGCCACTTCTCTGAAGATGAGGAATTCAACAAGGAACTGAATTATCTGCTGAGCGAGTATTCTGGACGTGAAACCCCATTGTATCATGCAGAGCAATTGTCACGCCGATTGGGCGGACCGAAAATTTATCTGAAACGTGAAGATCTCAATCATACAGGCGCGCACAAAATTAATAACGCCATTGGACAAGGTCTGCTTGCCAAACGGATGGGCAAAAAGAAAGTTATTGCCGAAACGGGTGCAGGTCAACACGGCGTTGCAACGGCAACTGTAGCCGCATTGCTTGGACTGGAATGCAAAGTATTTATGGGCGAAGAAGATACAGAGCGTCAGCAGTTAAACGTATTTCGGATGAAGCTGCTCGGAGCAGAAGTAATTCCGGTTACGTCCGGAACACGGACACTGAAGGATGCTGGTAATGAAGCGCTTCGCTACTGGGTCAGCAATGTGGAGGATACGTTCTATGTGCTTGGATCAGTGGTTGGACCTCATCCATATCCGATGATGGTGCGGAATTTCCAACGAGTGATTGGTGATGAGACCCGTCGTCAGATTCAGGAGATCGAAGGACGTTTGCCGGATGTAATTGTAGCAGCTGTCGGTGGAGGAAGTAATGCAATCGGCATGTTCTATCCATTTATCGGTGACCAGGATGTGAAGCTTGTTGGCGTTGAAGCCGCAGGCAAAGGGGTCGATACCGAGTATCACGCTGCGACGATGACCAAAGGTACGCATGGTGTGTTCCAGGGATCTATGAGTTACCTGTTGCAGGATGAGTATGGACAGGTTCAGCCAGCACATTCCATCTCGGCCGGACTTGATTATCCGGGTGTTGGTCCGGAGCATTCCTATCTCAAGGATATTGAACGGGCAAAATATGTACCGATCACGGATCAGGAAGCACTGGATGCCCTGCAACTTCTATGTCGGACAGAAGGAATTATTCCTGCTCTGGAGTCTGCACATGCGGTTGCCCAAGTTGTCAAACTGGCGCCTGAACTCACAGCAGATGATATTGTAGTCATTTGTCTGTCGGGACGGGGAGACAAGGACGTTGAATCAATCATGAAATACACGGGAGGTGACTTGGGATGA
- the trpA gene encoding tryptophan synthase subunit alpha: MNLMDQTFQQLKQQNRTALIPFLTVGDPDVDTTIDIIKELEQAGADILELGVPYSDPLADGPVIQRASERALKSQITIRTVMETAAKARKAGVKLPFVLFTYYNPVLQTGLDVFFEELVKHDISGMIIPDLPIEEAEEMRQRANRAGVHLVPLVAPTSNARIERIVNGASGFIYCVSSLGVTGERASFFDGVESFIETVKSLTDVPVAVGFGISSHEQVEHFSRICDGVVVGSAIVRQVEDAIPLLGNPDTRAEGLLQIRNFVAQLKG, from the coding sequence ATGAATCTGATGGACCAGACCTTCCAGCAATTGAAGCAACAGAATCGCACGGCACTTATTCCATTCTTAACCGTGGGAGACCCGGATGTGGATACAACGATCGATATCATCAAGGAGCTTGAGCAGGCCGGAGCGGATATTTTGGAACTGGGTGTTCCTTATTCCGATCCACTTGCAGATGGCCCAGTCATTCAGCGTGCTTCCGAACGTGCGCTGAAAAGCCAGATTACTATTCGTACGGTTATGGAAACCGCAGCAAAAGCTCGTAAGGCAGGTGTGAAACTGCCGTTTGTGCTGTTCACCTATTATAATCCGGTCTTGCAGACCGGGTTGGATGTATTCTTTGAAGAATTGGTCAAACACGATATTAGTGGCATGATCATTCCGGACTTGCCAATTGAGGAAGCGGAAGAGATGCGACAACGTGCTAATCGCGCGGGAGTACATCTGGTGCCACTTGTTGCACCTACATCTAATGCACGGATTGAGCGGATTGTGAATGGAGCAAGTGGCTTTATCTATTGTGTATCTTCCCTTGGAGTAACCGGAGAGAGAGCTTCTTTCTTTGATGGTGTAGAAAGCTTCATTGAGACGGTGAAAAGTCTGACAGACGTCCCTGTAGCGGTAGGTTTCGGTATTTCTAGTCATGAGCAGGTGGAACATTTCTCCCGCATCTGCGATGGTGTTGTTGTAGGTAGTGCCATCGTTCGTCAGGTGGAAGACGCGATCCCTCTGCTTGGAAATCCGGACACGCGTGCAGAGGGGCTGTTGCAAATTCGCAACTTTGTGGCACAATTGAAGGGATAG
- a CDS encoding phosphoribosylanthranilate isomerase: MSERRNPLPAAVKICGLQDVEVLKSMINLPVDYIGVVFAKSRRRIEPEQAAALRTVLFEWSIYDRPKLAGVFVNPTLEELEHIMEIAHLDVIQLHGQESAEFCHQVKQRWNAEVFKVFSFPKDETGPEADDVAVRALDAYDKFVDAILLDTHDPLYGGGSGKTFAWERIPAYAEWAKSREISLFVAGGLQPDNVQQLIQTYAPFGVDVSSGVETEGVKDIAKITAFVERVKQA; encoded by the coding sequence ATGTCTGAACGGAGAAACCCGCTGCCAGCGGCCGTAAAAATATGTGGACTTCAGGACGTTGAAGTGCTAAAATCGATGATAAACTTGCCTGTGGATTACATTGGTGTTGTTTTTGCCAAATCACGCCGCCGAATCGAACCCGAGCAGGCTGCTGCATTAAGGACCGTGTTGTTCGAATGGTCTATCTATGATCGCCCGAAGCTTGCAGGTGTATTTGTGAATCCTACGCTCGAAGAGTTGGAACACATTATGGAGATTGCTCACCTGGATGTTATTCAACTGCATGGACAGGAGTCTGCGGAATTCTGCCATCAGGTCAAGCAGCGGTGGAATGCCGAAGTATTCAAGGTTTTTTCTTTTCCCAAAGATGAAACGGGTCCGGAAGCTGATGATGTAGCCGTAAGGGCTCTTGATGCTTACGATAAATTCGTTGATGCGATATTGCTTGATACCCATGATCCTCTATATGGAGGGGGCTCCGGGAAAACATTTGCCTGGGAGCGAATTCCTGCCTATGCGGAATGGGCGAAAAGTCGCGAAATCTCTCTGTTCGTTGCAGGAGGTTTGCAGCCGGACAATGTACAGCAATTAATACAGACATATGCACCTTTCGGCGTCGATGTATCCAGTGGCGTTGAAACTGAAGGTGTGAAGGATATTGCCAAAATTACAGCATTCGTAGAAAGGGTGAAGCAGGCATGA
- the trpD gene encoding anthranilate phosphoribosyltransferase yields the protein MTREDGMKNGLAKILEGSHLEQAEARDLMYSIMRGEATPAQIGGLLMALRMKGETVDEITGFAEAMRGQGGRILTDGSGLLDTCGTGGSGIHKFNISTASAIIASAVSVRVAKHGNRSASGKAGSADVLEALGVNIHLNGEQARQCLDDIGICFCFAQVYHPSMRHAAGPRKELGVRTIFNMLGPLTNPAGADRQLLGLYDRSRTPMIAEVLNRLGLKRALVVASHDGLDEISISAPTQVSELRNGEVHTYDIDPRDMGLSLHPLEAVLGGDAAQNAEIIKRIFQGEQSAYRDVVLLNAGACIYVSGLADSIAEGVTLAAEAVDSGKAAGKLEQLIHTTEAYSHVS from the coding sequence ATGACTCGCGAGGATGGCATGAAGAATGGATTAGCGAAGATTTTAGAGGGCAGCCATCTGGAGCAAGCCGAAGCACGAGATTTGATGTACTCGATTATGAGAGGTGAGGCAACGCCGGCTCAAATCGGAGGTTTGTTAATGGCGCTGCGCATGAAGGGGGAAACGGTGGATGAGATCACCGGTTTTGCTGAAGCGATGCGTGGTCAAGGCGGACGGATTCTCACGGATGGCAGCGGCTTGTTGGACACTTGTGGAACAGGCGGATCGGGTATTCATAAATTCAATATTTCCACGGCATCTGCCATTATTGCTTCCGCCGTTTCGGTTCGGGTCGCCAAACATGGCAACCGTTCAGCTTCAGGAAAAGCAGGTAGTGCAGATGTATTAGAGGCACTCGGTGTAAATATCCATCTGAACGGGGAACAGGCCAGACAATGTCTGGATGATATCGGAATTTGCTTCTGTTTCGCCCAAGTATATCACCCTTCCATGCGACATGCGGCAGGACCGAGAAAAGAGCTGGGTGTGCGTACCATTTTCAATATGCTCGGACCATTAACCAATCCTGCGGGAGCAGATCGCCAATTGCTTGGCCTGTATGATCGTTCCCGGACGCCGATGATCGCTGAAGTGCTGAATCGTCTTGGTCTCAAAAGAGCGTTGGTCGTGGCCAGTCATGATGGTCTGGATGAAATCAGTATCTCGGCGCCAACTCAGGTATCTGAACTTCGCAATGGTGAAGTGCACACCTACGATATTGATCCACGTGATATGGGCTTGTCTCTGCATCCACTCGAAGCGGTGCTTGGAGGAGATGCGGCACAGAATGCCGAAATTATTAAGAGGATCTTCCAGGGTGAGCAGAGTGCCTACCGTGATGTCGTACTGTTGAACGCTGGAGCATGCATCTACGTATCCGGTCTTGCAGATAGCATTGCTGAAGGGGTCACACTTGCCGCTGAAGCGGTAGATTCAGGCAAAGCTGCCGGGAAGCTTGAACAGTTAATTCATACAACGGAGGCGTACAGTCATGTATCTTGA
- a CDS encoding sigma-70 family RNA polymerase sigma factor, protein MTDSQLIREIKEGNLELYSELMSRYQRKILAFVYHMLKSSNMELLAEDLCSETFYKAFRSLHSFREVDASFSTWLYTIARNTVLSELRKQRSGNVPLEESGIVPVAPSENAPEYAVLRSERVMLVRDAINNLPEKQRSAIILREYDQLDYQEIANILGQSVSSVKSLLFRARSSVKTQLEPYFFEPVYEPYEGMKNR, encoded by the coding sequence ATGACGGATTCCCAGTTGATTCGAGAGATCAAGGAAGGTAACCTGGAGTTATATTCCGAGCTGATGAGTCGTTATCAGCGTAAAATACTGGCTTTCGTATATCATATGTTGAAAAGTTCCAATATGGAGCTGCTTGCGGAAGATCTCTGTTCTGAGACTTTCTATAAGGCGTTCCGCAGTCTGCACTCTTTCCGTGAGGTGGATGCCTCATTCTCAACCTGGTTATATACCATTGCGAGAAATACGGTACTGAGTGAGCTTCGCAAACAGCGCAGCGGAAATGTCCCACTTGAAGAGAGCGGGATTGTTCCCGTTGCTCCTTCGGAGAATGCACCGGAGTATGCTGTACTGCGCAGCGAGCGGGTGATGCTGGTTAGAGATGCGATTAACAACTTGCCGGAGAAGCAACGTTCTGCGATTATACTCCGCGAGTATGATCAACTAGACTACCAGGAGATTGCGAATATTCTTGGGCAGAGCGTCAGTTCTGTGAAATCGCTATTATTCAGAGCAAGATCAAGCGTAAAAACTCAATTGGAACCTTATTTCTTCGAACCGGTGTACGAGCCATATGAAGGGATG
- the trpC gene encoding indole-3-glycerol phosphate synthase TrpC has protein sequence MYLDRIVATKHKEVEVLAQTFRMDEAIQKIEQLPATRGFEQALSSKRNRKLGLIAEVKKASPSKGLIRPDFHPVEIATAYERAGADCISVLTDVSYFQGSNEYLHAIHQAVNIPLLRKDFIIDERQIAEARLLGADAILLIASILTPEQIRQYLEFAKSLGLDALIEVHDRTELEQVLEIPQATLVGINNRNLKTFETSLSTTLDLMELIPSGVTLISESGIDGPESTVPLIQAGVHGILVGEHLMRKDDVEAAVYDLMGPK, from the coding sequence ATGTATCTTGATCGAATCGTTGCAACCAAACATAAAGAAGTAGAAGTATTGGCACAGACATTTCGCATGGATGAGGCTATCCAAAAAATTGAACAATTACCGGCAACCCGGGGATTTGAACAAGCATTATCAAGCAAACGCAATCGCAAACTCGGCCTTATTGCTGAAGTGAAGAAGGCTTCGCCATCCAAAGGGTTAATTCGCCCGGATTTTCATCCGGTAGAGATTGCTACTGCTTATGAGCGAGCAGGTGCAGACTGCATCTCCGTATTAACGGATGTGTCGTATTTTCAAGGGAGCAACGAGTACTTGCATGCGATCCATCAAGCGGTGAATATTCCGTTATTACGCAAGGATTTTATTATAGATGAGCGACAGATTGCCGAGGCAAGATTACTGGGTGCGGATGCGATCCTGCTGATTGCCAGCATTCTGACACCTGAACAGATTCGTCAATATCTGGAATTTGCCAAAAGTTTGGGACTGGATGCCTTGATTGAAGTTCACGATCGAACAGAACTGGAGCAGGTATTGGAGATTCCGCAGGCAACACTTGTAGGCATTAATAACCGTAATTTGAAAACATTCGAAACCAGTCTGAGCACGACACTGGATTTGATGGAATTGATTCCAAGTGGGGTCACCTTGATCAGCGAAAGTGGTATTGATGGACCAGAATCAACAGTGCCTCTGATCCAGGCCGGTGTTCATGGTATTCTCGTAGGTGAGCATCTCATGCGCAAGGATGATGTCGAGGCGGCTGTATATGATTTGATGGGACCCAAATGA
- a CDS encoding prephenate dehydrogenase: MKLKIAMIGVGLIGGSLALCFKGKPGVTVMGYAHLDELKDKYIASGVVDDATLSLEEAVEDADFIFLCVPVGLLESYFEKLSRLPLKKGCIITDVGSTKASIAACAEHVRLTDAYFIGGHPMAGSERAGVDAASAVLFENAYYVLTPSEQVPEEAYSRLSELLAYTRAQIVRVEPLLHDDIVGAISHLPHVIAVALVNQVREYNESNPLYKMLAAGGFRDITRIASSDAIVWRDILLSNRDVLLGLLKDWNSQMTAFTDMLEHKNGDGIEEAFRQARKFRSVLPERRKGMISPLFDLYTDVQDAPGMIGKIATELGANDINLSNLEIIENRVDVPGIMRLSFRQEEDMERAKTLLDSLGYQVRV; this comes from the coding sequence ATGAAACTAAAAATTGCAATGATTGGTGTAGGACTCATCGGCGGTTCACTTGCGCTCTGCTTCAAAGGCAAGCCAGGTGTAACCGTGATGGGCTATGCCCACTTGGATGAACTGAAGGACAAGTACATAGCGAGCGGTGTAGTGGATGATGCTACGCTCTCACTGGAAGAAGCGGTAGAGGATGCCGACTTTATTTTTTTGTGCGTTCCCGTAGGTTTGCTTGAGTCCTATTTCGAGAAGCTTTCCAGGCTGCCATTGAAGAAAGGATGTATCATCACGGATGTAGGAAGCACCAAGGCTTCCATTGCCGCTTGTGCCGAGCATGTGCGGCTGACTGACGCTTACTTCATTGGTGGTCATCCTATGGCAGGGTCGGAGCGTGCAGGCGTGGATGCGGCCTCAGCCGTGTTGTTTGAGAATGCATATTATGTCTTAACCCCTTCAGAGCAAGTACCTGAAGAAGCTTACAGCAGGTTGTCAGAGCTGCTTGCCTATACGCGCGCACAGATCGTGCGTGTGGAGCCTCTGTTGCACGATGACATCGTGGGTGCGATTAGTCATTTGCCACATGTTATTGCTGTTGCGCTGGTCAATCAGGTGCGTGAATATAATGAGTCAAATCCGCTGTATAAAATGCTGGCTGCAGGTGGTTTCCGGGATATTACCCGGATTGCGTCCAGTGATGCAATTGTATGGAGAGATATCTTGCTTAGCAACCGTGATGTCCTACTGGGCTTGCTTAAGGACTGGAATAGCCAAATGACGGCCTTTACGGATATGCTGGAGCATAAGAACGGTGATGGCATAGAGGAAGCATTCCGTCAGGCCCGTAAGTTCCGCAGTGTATTGCCCGAACGACGCAAAGGCATGATTTCACCGTTATTTGATCTGTACACCGATGTCCAGGATGCTCCGGGTATGATTGGTAAGATCGCAACTGAGCTTGGGGCGAATGACATTAACCTGAGCAACTTGGAGATTATCGAAAACCGGGTTGATGTGCCGGGCATCATGCGTCTGTCTTTCCGTCAGGAAGAGGATATGGAACGAGCCAAGACATTGTTGGATTCCTTAGGCTATCAAGTGCGGGTATAA